A single genomic interval of Malania oleifera isolate guangnan ecotype guangnan chromosome 13, ASM2987363v1, whole genome shotgun sequence harbors:
- the LOC131146628 gene encoding short-chain dehydrogenase TIC 32, chloroplastic isoform X1 — translation MQHQIICRIPPYKTIYVGFLHHCWCLKLRKIAAAAAAAYILMKGTLRYLAGIAGPSGFGSNSTAEQVTQHCPCPSPAHLTAIITGATSGIGAETARVLAKRGVRVVIPARNLKKAREVKERIQKENPKAEIILLEVDLSSFASIKRFCSEFLSLGLPLNILINNAGKFCQKLELSEDKIEMTFATNYLGHFLLTEMLIERMIETAAQTGIQGRIINVASVVHSWVKRDSFRFTQMINPKSYNGTRAYAQSKLANILHVKEMARHLKARNARVSINAVHPGIVKTGIMRDHKCLLTDSLFFMASKFLKSTSQVCPHLPVSFILLKIHVYMRERERERERDFRVGALKVKVVSFYIHKFKGMEMLNGGAGCINHMLCSPKQANRGSEWEILCRL, via the exons ATGCAACACCAGATAATATGCAGAATCCCCCCTTATAAGACTATATATGTGGGGTTCCTCCACCACTGCTGGTGccttaaattaagaaaaattgcagcagcagcagcagcagcatacATCCTCATGAAAGGAACACTGAGATACTTGGCAGGCATTGCAGGCCCAAGTGGCTTTGGCTCAAATTCAACTGCAGAGCAGGTCACTCAACACTGTCCTTGCCCTTCTCCTGCCCACCTCACTGCTATCATCACTG GAGCGACTTCGGGAATCGGAGCCGAAACGGCGAGGGTGCTGGCAAAGAGAGGGGTGAGGGTTGTGATTCCAGCCAGGAACTTGAAGAAGGCGAGGGAGGTGAAAGAGAGAATTCAAAAGGAGAACCCAAAGGCAGAGATTATATTGTTGGAGGTTGACTTGAGCTCATTTGCTTCAATCAAGAGATTTTGTTCTGAGTTCTTGTCTCTAGGGCTGCCCCTCAACATTCTCAT AAATAATGCTGGAAAATTTTGCCAGAAGTTGGAGCTCTCTGAGGACAAAATTGAGATGACCTTTGCCACAAATTACTTGG GACATTTTCTATTGACAGAAATGTTAATTGAGAGGATGATAGAAACAGCTGCTCAAACTGGCATCCAAGGAAGAATTATTAATGTTGCTTCTGTGGTTCACAGTTGGGTGAAAAGAGATAGCTTTCGCTTCACCCAAATGATCAACCCTAAGAG TTACAATGGTACGCGTGCTTATGCTCAATCAAAATTGGCTAATATATTGCACGTCAAGGAAATGGCTCGACACCTAAAG GCAAGAAATGCAAGAGTGAGTATCAACGCAGTGCACCCGGGCATAGTGAAGACTGGGATTATGAGGGATCATAAGTGCCTTCTAACAG ATTCTCTGTTTTTCATGGCATCCAAGTTCCTAAAATCAACCTCCCAGGTTTGTCCACACTTGCCTGTCTCTTTCATCCTCCTAAAGATTCATGTctacatgagagagagagagagagagagagagagagatttcagaGTTGGTGCATTGAAGGTGAAAGTGGTTTCTttttatatacataaatttaaagGAATGGAAATGTTGAATGGTGGTGCAGGGTGCATCAACCACATGCTATGCAGCCCTAAGCAAGCAAACAGAGGGAGTGAGTGGGAAATACTTTGCAGACTGTAA
- the LOC131146628 gene encoding short-chain dehydrogenase TIC 32 B, chloroplastic isoform X2: MQHQIICRIPPYKTIYVGFLHHCWCLKLRKIAAAAAAAYILMKGTLRYLAGIAGPSGFGSNSTAEQVTQHCPCPSPAHLTAIITGATSGIGAETARVLAKRGVRVVIPARNLKKAREVKERIQKENPKAEIILLEVDLSSFASIKRFCSEFLSLGLPLNILINNAGKFCQKLELSEDKIEMTFATNYLGHFLLTEMLIERMIETAAQTGIQGRIINVASVVHSWVKRDSFRFTQMINPKSYNGTRAYAQSKLANILHVKEMARHLKARNARVSINAVHPGIVKTGIMRDHKCLLTDSLFFMASKFLKSTSQGASTTCYAALSKQTEGVSGKYFADCNESSCSSFASDESEAHKLWKQTRAVIHRRLHQSQP, encoded by the exons ATGCAACACCAGATAATATGCAGAATCCCCCCTTATAAGACTATATATGTGGGGTTCCTCCACCACTGCTGGTGccttaaattaagaaaaattgcagcagcagcagcagcagcatacATCCTCATGAAAGGAACACTGAGATACTTGGCAGGCATTGCAGGCCCAAGTGGCTTTGGCTCAAATTCAACTGCAGAGCAGGTCACTCAACACTGTCCTTGCCCTTCTCCTGCCCACCTCACTGCTATCATCACTG GAGCGACTTCGGGAATCGGAGCCGAAACGGCGAGGGTGCTGGCAAAGAGAGGGGTGAGGGTTGTGATTCCAGCCAGGAACTTGAAGAAGGCGAGGGAGGTGAAAGAGAGAATTCAAAAGGAGAACCCAAAGGCAGAGATTATATTGTTGGAGGTTGACTTGAGCTCATTTGCTTCAATCAAGAGATTTTGTTCTGAGTTCTTGTCTCTAGGGCTGCCCCTCAACATTCTCAT AAATAATGCTGGAAAATTTTGCCAGAAGTTGGAGCTCTCTGAGGACAAAATTGAGATGACCTTTGCCACAAATTACTTGG GACATTTTCTATTGACAGAAATGTTAATTGAGAGGATGATAGAAACAGCTGCTCAAACTGGCATCCAAGGAAGAATTATTAATGTTGCTTCTGTGGTTCACAGTTGGGTGAAAAGAGATAGCTTTCGCTTCACCCAAATGATCAACCCTAAGAG TTACAATGGTACGCGTGCTTATGCTCAATCAAAATTGGCTAATATATTGCACGTCAAGGAAATGGCTCGACACCTAAAG GCAAGAAATGCAAGAGTGAGTATCAACGCAGTGCACCCGGGCATAGTGAAGACTGGGATTATGAGGGATCATAAGTGCCTTCTAACAG ATTCTCTGTTTTTCATGGCATCCAAGTTCCTAAAATCAACCTCCCAG GGTGCATCAACCACATGCTATGCAGCCCTAAGCAAGCAAACAGAGGGAGTGAGTGGGAAATACTTTGCAGACTGTAATGAAAGCAGCTGCTCAAGCTTCGCCAGTGATGAATCCGAAGCTCACAAGCTATGGAAGCAGACCCGCGCAGTGATCCACAGACGCTTACATCAATCCCAACCCTGA